A section of the Streptomyces xinghaiensis S187 genome encodes:
- the msrA gene encoding peptide-methionine (S)-S-oxide reductase MsrA, which translates to MFWNRTPQLPTPEQALEGRPEPGYTVPDRHTVLGNPLLGPYPEGLEIADFGLGCFWGAERKFWQTPGVWTTLAGYQGGHTRNPAYEEVCSGLTGHTEAVRVVHDPEAVSFEALLKLFWESHDPTQGFRQGNDVGTQYRSAIYTHSPAQQAAAESSRDAYQAVLTARGYGTITTEILPADTRPFYPAEPYHQQYLDKNPNGYCGIGGTGVSCPIGVAPAEG; encoded by the coding sequence ATGTTCTGGAACCGCACACCGCAACTGCCCACCCCCGAGCAGGCCCTCGAAGGCCGCCCGGAGCCGGGGTACACGGTCCCCGACCGCCACACGGTGCTCGGCAATCCCCTGCTGGGCCCGTACCCGGAGGGCCTGGAGATCGCGGACTTCGGCCTCGGCTGCTTCTGGGGCGCCGAACGCAAGTTCTGGCAGACCCCCGGCGTCTGGACGACCCTCGCCGGCTACCAGGGCGGCCACACGCGCAACCCCGCGTACGAAGAGGTGTGCAGCGGCCTGACCGGCCACACCGAGGCGGTCCGCGTCGTCCACGACCCGGAGGCCGTCTCCTTCGAGGCCCTGCTCAAGCTCTTCTGGGAGTCGCACGACCCCACCCAGGGCTTCCGCCAGGGCAATGACGTCGGGACCCAGTACCGCTCGGCGATCTACACCCACTCCCCCGCCCAGCAGGCGGCCGCGGAGTCCTCGCGCGACGCGTACCAGGCCGTCCTGACCGCCCGCGGCTACGGCACGATCACCACGGAGATCCTCCCGGCCGACACCCGCCCCTTCTACCCGGCGGAGCCATACCACCAGCAGTACCTCGACAAAAACCCGAACGGGTACTGCGGCATCGGCGGCACGGGTGTGTCCTGCCCGATCGGGGTAGCCCCGGCAGAGGGCTGA